In Iodobacter fluviatilis, one DNA window encodes the following:
- a CDS encoding FixH family protein has product MQKDPMENQPWYKHRHVWLLILFPVVAVIGGINMFYQAVKTDDGLVSDDYYKEGQEINSQIHRDTKATTLGLSGQLMLGEDGKSIRIQLNKAVKDDLVLKLMHPTRAGKDQTIILTKQAPQFYVGKLENALTQPRWQVELSDTTRQWRLKAEWKISDAEALQLTPAL; this is encoded by the coding sequence ATGCAAAAAGACCCAATGGAAAATCAGCCTTGGTATAAACATCGCCATGTTTGGCTGCTGATTCTTTTTCCTGTTGTTGCCGTTATTGGTGGCATCAATATGTTCTATCAGGCGGTCAAAACAGATGATGGCTTGGTGAGCGATGACTATTACAAAGAAGGCCAGGAAATCAACAGTCAGATTCATCGGGACACCAAAGCCACTACACTAGGCCTGAGCGGCCAGCTGATGCTGGGTGAAGATGGCAAATCCATCCGCATCCAGCTCAATAAAGCGGTTAAAGATGATCTGGTGCTTAAACTTATGCATCCTACCCGCGCAGGTAAAGACCAAACCATTATCCTGACCAAACAAGCGCCACAGTTTTATGTGGGCAAGCTGGAAAACGCGCTCACCCAACCCCGCTGGCAAGTTGAGCTCAGTGACACTACCCGACAGTGGCGCTTAAAAGCAGAGTGGAAAATCAGTGATGCCGAGGCATTGCAGCTTACCCCCGCACTGTAA
- a CDS encoding cbb3-type cytochrome oxidase subunit 3, with protein MEMLNDLRVLSTVISFICFVGILVWACSKNSKASFDEAAQLPFLDDDLPSSNKTS; from the coding sequence ATGGAAATGCTCAACGATCTGCGGGTTTTATCGACCGTAATCAGCTTTATCTGCTTTGTAGGTATCCTCGTTTGGGCCTGCAGCAAAAACAGCAAAGCATCCTTTGATGAAGCAGCGCAGCTGCCATTCCTTGACGATGATCTGCCCTCATCAAACAAAACCTCCTGA
- the ccoO gene encoding cytochrome-c oxidase, cbb3-type subunit II codes for MNQLQKRVEENVAFLIILTLITLSIAMLVEILPLMFSNSTTKPIDGVKPYSALALAGRDVYIREGCYNCHSQMIRPFRAETERYGHYSVAGESVYDRPFQWGSKRTGPDLARVGARYSDEWHRAHLMNPRDVVPESNMPAFPWLAANKVDAAIMPAKLKALKTLGTPYTDAEIADSVKAVEGKTEMEAVIFYLQGLGLALKNKR; via the coding sequence ATGAACCAGCTGCAAAAGCGGGTTGAAGAAAACGTTGCGTTCTTAATCATCCTCACCCTGATTACGCTCAGTATCGCGATGCTGGTTGAAATCTTACCGCTGATGTTCAGCAATTCAACCACTAAGCCTATTGATGGCGTTAAACCTTACTCTGCACTGGCTTTAGCCGGGCGTGATGTTTACATTCGTGAAGGCTGCTACAACTGCCACTCACAAATGATCCGCCCTTTCCGTGCAGAAACCGAGCGCTATGGTCATTACTCGGTTGCAGGTGAATCCGTTTACGATCGTCCGTTCCAATGGGGCTCTAAACGTACAGGGCCTGATCTGGCTCGTGTAGGTGCGCGTTACTCGGATGAATGGCATCGTGCTCACTTGATGAATCCGCGCGATGTAGTGCCTGAATCCAATATGCCTGCTTTCCCGTGGCTTGCTGCCAATAAAGTAGACGCGGCCATTATGCCCGCCAAACTTAAAGCACTTAAGACACTGGGCACTCCTTATACCGACGCAGAAATTGCAGATTCTGTCAAAGCGGTAGAAGGCAAAACAGAAATGGAAGCAGTGATTTTCTACCTGCAGGGTTTGGGTCTTGCGCTCAAAAACAAAAGGTAA
- the ccoG gene encoding cytochrome c oxidase accessory protein CcoG, with protein sequence MSKKLRDIPVTVIKDDGEYEEIHLYSKHKKIYPRWVNGLFNRWRILFVVITQLFFYGMPWLQMNGRQALLFNITEHTFYIYGFVFLPQDFIYLTALLLASAIGLFAWTTAGGRLWCGYACPQTVYTEIFLWIEKWVEGDRMARIKLDNAPTTAHKIRLKAIKHSIWIILSLWTGFTFVGYFTPIRTLWSEITQFGLGPWETFWVFFYAFATYGNAGWMREQVCKYMCPYARFQSTMFDADTLIISYDAERGDARGSRKKGTDYKAAGLGDCIDCTVCVQVCPVGIDIRDGLQYECIGCAACIDACDEIMDKMQYPRGLIRYTTENALEHKYPERDIIKKITRPRVIMYLLVLLIVLGTTIGSLILRKPIKVNISRDRVAMVREAEDGWLENSYRLQIQNADEKAHSYIITTDGLPGSRTIIEGTGQIFVPATGSQDIGVRIQVDPGKAGPGGHEMHFIITASDNPAIQTREKSSFIGR encoded by the coding sequence ATGAGTAAAAAACTACGCGATATTCCTGTCACCGTTATCAAAGACGATGGCGAATACGAAGAAATCCACCTTTACAGCAAACACAAAAAAATCTACCCGCGCTGGGTAAATGGCCTGTTTAATCGTTGGCGTATTCTGTTTGTGGTGATCACTCAGCTTTTCTTCTACGGCATGCCGTGGCTGCAGATGAATGGCCGTCAGGCACTGCTCTTTAACATCACCGAGCACACTTTTTATATTTACGGCTTTGTTTTCCTGCCGCAAGATTTTATTTATCTCACCGCCCTACTCCTCGCCAGCGCCATTGGCCTATTTGCCTGGACAACCGCTGGCGGGCGGCTTTGGTGTGGTTATGCCTGTCCACAAACCGTTTATACCGAGATTTTTCTTTGGATAGAGAAATGGGTAGAAGGCGACCGGATGGCGCGTATCAAGCTTGATAACGCCCCCACTACCGCACATAAAATTCGCTTAAAAGCCATTAAGCACAGCATCTGGATCATCTTGTCGCTCTGGACTGGCTTTACCTTTGTTGGCTACTTCACGCCAATCCGCACACTCTGGAGCGAAATCACCCAGTTTGGCCTTGGCCCATGGGAAACCTTTTGGGTATTTTTCTATGCCTTTGCCACCTATGGCAATGCAGGCTGGATGCGTGAACAAGTATGCAAGTACATGTGCCCCTACGCACGCTTTCAAAGCACCATGTTTGATGCCGACACCCTGATTATTTCTTACGATGCCGAACGGGGCGACGCACGGGGCAGCCGTAAGAAAGGTACAGATTATAAAGCCGCCGGTTTAGGCGATTGCATCGATTGCACCGTCTGCGTACAGGTGTGCCCTGTAGGTATCGATATCCGTGATGGTTTGCAATATGAGTGTATTGGTTGCGCGGCCTGTATTGATGCCTGTGATGAAATCATGGATAAGATGCAATACCCGCGCGGGCTGATCCGCTACACAACCGAAAACGCGCTGGAGCACAAATATCCTGAACGCGACATTATCAAAAAAATAACCCGCCCCAGAGTCATCATGTATCTGCTGGTCTTGCTGATTGTACTGGGCACAACCATTGGCTCTTTAATCTTACGTAAACCAATTAAAGTAAATATCTCACGGGATCGGGTTGCCATGGTAAGGGAAGCCGAAGATGGCTGGCTGGAAAACAGCTACCGTTTACAAATCCAAAACGCGGATGAAAAAGCCCATAGCTATATCATCACCACAGATGGTCTACCCGGATCAAGAACTATTATCGAAGGCACGGGTCAAATTTTTGTACCTGCCACTGGTAGCCAGGATATAGGCGTACGCATTCAGGTAGATCCTGGCAAAGCAGGCCCTGGCGGGCATGAAATGCACTTTATTATTACCGCCAGCGATAACCCCGCCATTCAAACGCGCGAAAAATCAAGCTTTATAGGACGATAA
- a CDS encoding acetoacetate decarboxylase: MNIADIRRKAFAMPLTNPAFPPGPYKFVNREYLIVTYRTDPDALRAILPEPLCFDVPVVKYEFIRMPDSSGFGDYTESGQVIPVQFEGKPGAYVHSMYLNAEAPIAGGRELWGFPKKLASPALSVDKNTYLGTLDYGPVRVVTATMGYKYQALDHAKVRESLLAANYLLKIIPHVDGSPRICELVRYYLEDVTVKGAWTGPAAIELAQHALAPVAQLPVLEVLSGTHILADLTLGMGSVVYDYLAAQ, translated from the coding sequence ATGAATATTGCAGACATCCGGCGCAAGGCGTTTGCCATGCCACTGACTAATCCCGCCTTCCCACCCGGGCCTTACAAATTTGTAAATCGCGAATACCTGATTGTGACCTACCGCACGGATCCAGATGCGCTGCGCGCCATCTTGCCTGAGCCGCTCTGCTTTGATGTACCCGTTGTGAAATATGAGTTTATCCGCATGCCGGACAGCTCTGGTTTTGGCGACTATACCGAATCGGGCCAGGTGATCCCGGTTCAGTTTGAGGGCAAGCCAGGTGCTTATGTGCATTCAATGTATTTAAATGCAGAAGCCCCCATTGCCGGTGGCCGCGAGCTGTGGGGCTTTCCTAAAAAGCTCGCCTCACCTGCGCTCTCCGTTGATAAAAACACTTACCTTGGCACTTTGGACTATGGCCCTGTACGTGTGGTCACCGCCACCATGGGCTATAAATATCAGGCTTTAGATCATGCCAAAGTACGGGAAAGCCTGCTGGCGGCCAATTATCTGCTAAAGATTATTCCGCATGTAGATGGCAGCCCGCGAATTTGCGAATTAGTTCGCTACTACTTGGAAGACGTGACCGTCAAAGGCGCATGGACCGGCCCTGCAGCCATAGAGCTGGCACAACATGCCCTAGCTCCCGTTGCACAATTGCCCGTGCTTGAAGTGCTCAGCGGCACCCATATTCTGGCGGATCTCACCCTAGGAATGGGCAGCGTGGTATACGACTATCTGGCGGCTCAGTGA
- the ccoP gene encoding cytochrome-c oxidase, cbb3-type subunit III: MTDFQSIFWDYWIAIIVIGGIVAMTLLLMSQGVVKLKKGENAEVTGHKWDGDLEEYNNPLPGWWVMMFYMTIVFGAVYLVLYPGIWGGLWKWTSDNQYGKEVVQANSKYQGLYDKYSKMPIAAVAQNQEARDMGKRLFLTYCIQCHGADARGAKGFPNLTDGDWLYGGSPEKILETIANGRHGQMPAWGAVLGEEKVKDVANYVLQLSGKPRNELRATRGAETFKQTCVACHGAEGKGNQDLGAPNLTDNTWLYGGSEAAIIETVTNGRSNVMPAWKEFLGDAKVHLLAGYVYGLSNNEKAK; the protein is encoded by the coding sequence ATGACAGATTTTCAAAGTATCTTTTGGGATTATTGGATCGCGATCATTGTGATCGGCGGTATTGTAGCAATGACTTTGCTCTTAATGAGCCAAGGTGTTGTTAAGCTTAAAAAAGGTGAAAATGCCGAAGTAACCGGCCACAAATGGGATGGTGATTTAGAAGAATACAACAACCCGCTACCTGGTTGGTGGGTCATGATGTTCTATATGACCATTGTTTTTGGTGCAGTTTACCTTGTGCTCTACCCTGGCATCTGGGGCGGCTTGTGGAAATGGACCTCTGACAATCAGTATGGCAAAGAAGTGGTACAGGCTAATTCCAAGTATCAGGGCCTGTATGACAAGTACTCCAAAATGCCGATCGCCGCTGTTGCACAAAATCAGGAAGCCAGAGACATGGGTAAACGCCTGTTCTTGACTTACTGTATTCAGTGTCACGGTGCAGATGCACGCGGAGCCAAGGGCTTCCCTAACCTGACTGATGGCGACTGGCTCTACGGTGGCTCACCAGAAAAAATTCTGGAAACCATTGCTAACGGCCGTCATGGTCAGATGCCGGCATGGGGTGCTGTATTGGGCGAAGAGAAAGTAAAAGACGTCGCTAACTATGTCTTGCAACTTTCTGGCAAACCACGTAATGAATTGCGTGCCACACGTGGTGCCGAAACCTTCAAGCAAACCTGTGTGGCTTGTCACGGTGCAGAGGGTAAGGGCAATCAGGACTTGGGCGCGCCTAACCTGACTGACAATACTTGGCTCTATGGCGGCTCTGAAGCAGCAATCATTGAAACAGTGACCAATGGTCGCAGCAATGTGATGCCTGCATGGAAAGAGTTCCTAGGCGATGCCAAAGTGCATTTATTGGCTGGCTATGTTTATGGCCTTTCTAATAACGAGAAAGCAAAATAA